The following proteins come from a genomic window of Frondihabitans peucedani:
- the pheT gene encoding phenylalanine--tRNA ligase subunit beta has protein sequence MRIPLSWLGEYTDLPDDVTLEHVHEALVSVGFEEEDVHLSEVTGPLVVGQVLEFTPEPQKNGKTINWCRVAVGPNAATDDDDVRGIVCGAHNFAVGDKVVVSLPGAILPGPFPIAARKTYGHVSDGMIASSRELGLGDEHDGILLLSDLGLDPVVGADAIPLLGLDDAAVEINVTPDRGYALSIRGVAREYSHATGAAFRDPVAEQEPAPREGFRVTVSDEAPVRGRTGVTTFTTAVVRGIDPTLPTPPAMRSRLRLAGIRSISLPVDITNYVMLEFGQPLHAYDLATVSGGFTVRRAAPGERLTTLDGVERTLDAEDLLITDDDGPVGLAGVMGGARTEVTASTTDVVIEAATFEPISIARTARRHKLPSEASRRFERGVDPAVARFAAERAVSLLVELAGGTSDSLGSSFDVSEAPDAIFLPQGRAASLIGVDYADAEVEESLLAIGADVQSADGGWSVTPPTWRPDLQHSADLVEEVARITGYDRIPSVLPTAPPGRGLTREQVLRRGVSTGLAAAGFTEVFAYPFVSTARNAAFAPSVGGADRQSPAAPVRLANPLDSDAPEMRMSLIPGLLDTARRNLSRGLVDLALYETGSVYFTAPGRAAGTDFIPVGAARPDDAVLADLDGSLPVQPRHLAILATGTTVDRQPGQQAAATDLAEVIDALRVAARQVAAEIRVRQSRHASLHPGRTADVLVGDEVVGFAGELLPALALDLDLPRTVVVAEIDLDRLIALGRTEPEPRPISGYPAATQDLTLVVGADAPAGEVLDAVVEGAGDLLEAARLVDDYRGEGLEDGSKSLTFALRFRATDRTLTAAEASEAKLGAVRLAGERFGATLRD, from the coding sequence ATGCGCATCCCGCTGTCCTGGCTCGGCGAGTACACCGACCTCCCCGACGACGTCACGCTCGAGCACGTCCACGAGGCGCTGGTCAGCGTCGGCTTCGAAGAAGAAGACGTCCACCTCTCCGAGGTGACCGGTCCGCTGGTCGTGGGCCAGGTGCTCGAGTTCACGCCCGAGCCGCAGAAGAACGGCAAGACGATCAACTGGTGCCGCGTCGCCGTGGGTCCGAACGCGGCCACCGACGACGACGACGTCCGCGGCATCGTCTGCGGCGCGCACAACTTCGCGGTGGGCGACAAGGTGGTCGTGAGCCTCCCCGGCGCGATCCTGCCCGGGCCGTTCCCGATCGCCGCGCGCAAGACATACGGGCACGTGTCCGACGGCATGATCGCGTCGAGCCGCGAACTCGGTCTCGGCGACGAGCACGACGGCATCCTGCTGCTGAGCGACCTGGGCCTCGACCCGGTGGTCGGCGCCGACGCCATTCCGCTGCTGGGTCTCGACGACGCCGCCGTCGAGATCAACGTCACGCCCGACCGCGGCTACGCCCTGAGCATCCGCGGCGTCGCCCGCGAGTACTCGCACGCGACCGGAGCCGCCTTCCGCGATCCCGTCGCCGAGCAGGAGCCCGCTCCTCGCGAGGGCTTCCGAGTCACCGTCTCCGACGAGGCCCCCGTCCGCGGTCGCACCGGCGTCACCACCTTCACGACTGCCGTCGTCCGCGGCATCGACCCGACCCTGCCGACGCCTCCGGCGATGCGCTCCCGGCTCCGGCTCGCCGGCATCCGGTCGATCTCGCTCCCGGTCGACATCACGAACTACGTCATGCTCGAGTTCGGCCAGCCGCTGCACGCCTACGACCTCGCGACGGTGTCGGGCGGCTTCACCGTCCGCCGTGCCGCTCCGGGCGAGAGGCTCACGACGCTCGACGGCGTCGAGCGCACCCTCGACGCCGAAGACCTCCTCATCACCGACGACGACGGGCCCGTCGGCCTGGCCGGCGTCATGGGCGGTGCCCGCACGGAGGTCACCGCGTCGACGACCGACGTCGTCATCGAGGCAGCGACCTTCGAGCCGATCAGCATCGCCCGGACTGCGCGCCGCCACAAGCTGCCGAGCGAAGCGTCTCGTCGCTTCGAGCGCGGGGTCGATCCCGCGGTCGCCCGCTTCGCTGCCGAGCGCGCCGTGTCGCTCCTCGTGGAGCTCGCCGGCGGCACGAGCGACTCTCTGGGCTCGTCCTTCGACGTCTCCGAGGCACCGGACGCGATCTTCCTGCCGCAGGGCCGCGCCGCATCGCTGATCGGCGTCGACTACGCAGACGCCGAGGTGGAGGAGAGCCTCCTCGCCATCGGTGCCGACGTGCAGAGCGCCGACGGCGGCTGGAGCGTCACGCCACCGACCTGGCGGCCCGACCTCCAGCACTCGGCCGACCTCGTCGAAGAGGTCGCACGCATCACCGGCTACGACCGCATCCCCTCCGTCCTGCCCACCGCCCCTCCCGGCCGCGGGCTGACGCGCGAGCAGGTCCTGCGTCGCGGTGTCTCGACCGGGCTCGCGGCCGCGGGCTTCACCGAGGTCTTCGCCTACCCCTTCGTGTCGACCGCCCGCAACGCGGCGTTCGCGCCCTCCGTCGGCGGTGCCGACCGCCAGTCGCCGGCGGCTCCGGTGCGCCTGGCGAACCCTCTCGACTCCGACGCTCCCGAGATGCGCATGTCGCTGATCCCGGGCCTGCTCGACACCGCGCGCCGGAACCTCTCGCGCGGCCTCGTCGACCTGGCGCTCTACGAGACCGGCTCGGTCTACTTCACGGCTCCGGGGAGGGCAGCCGGCACCGACTTCATCCCGGTCGGCGCAGCCCGTCCCGACGATGCCGTCCTGGCAGATCTCGATGGGAGCCTGCCCGTGCAGCCCCGGCACCTCGCGATCCTGGCGACGGGAACGACCGTCGACAGGCAGCCCGGTCAGCAGGCCGCAGCGACCGATCTGGCCGAGGTGATCGACGCGCTCCGAGTCGCGGCTCGTCAGGTGGCGGCCGAGATCCGTGTCCGCCAGAGTCGGCACGCCTCGCTCCACCCCGGCCGCACCGCAGACGTTCTGGTGGGCGACGAGGTCGTCGGCTTCGCCGGCGAGCTCCTGCCGGCCCTCGCGCTCGATCTCGACCTGCCTCGCACGGTCGTCGTCGCCGAGATCGATCTCGACCGACTCATCGCCCTGGGCCGCACGGAGCCCGAGCCCCGTCCGATCTCGGGCTACCCCGCCGCCACGCAAGACCTGACGCTCGTCGTAGGCGCCGACGCGCCCGCGGGCGAGGTGCTCGACGCGGTCGTCGAAGGCGCGGGCGACCTCCTCGAGGCCGCGCGCCTCGTCGACGACTACCGGGGCGAGGGCCTCGAAGACGGCTCGAAGTCGCTGACGTTCGCGCTGCGGTTCCGCGCGACCGACCGCACCCTCACCGCAGCCGAGGCCTCGGAGGCGAAGCTGGGCGCCGTGCGTCTGGCCGGCGAGCGATTCGGGGCGACGCTCCGCGACTAG
- the pheS gene encoding phenylalanine--tRNA ligase subunit alpha, translated as MSDTLAITDASVAGAVDAALAAVETASTVAALKVVRGQHIGEGSALARMNAGLRDLPNDQKAAAGKLMGAARGRVNQAIAAREQQLAEAEEAERLESERVDVTALPTRRRPGSRHPLSLLQEKMADIFIGMGWELSEGPELEHEWYNFDALNFDADHPARAMQDTFFVDPVERHLVLRTHTSPVQIRTLLAKDLPVYNVATGRVFRTDELDSTHTPVFTQIEGIAIDRGLTMAHLRGTLEHLARQMFGAEAQIRLRPNFFPFTEPSAEMDVWQPHAKGGARWVEWGGCGMVNPNVLRSAGIDPDEYQGFAFGMGIERTLQFRNDLNDMRDMVEGDVRFSEQFGMVV; from the coding sequence GTGTCAGACACGCTAGCCATCACCGACGCCTCCGTGGCGGGCGCTGTCGACGCCGCACTCGCTGCGGTGGAGACGGCCTCGACCGTCGCCGCGCTCAAGGTCGTGCGGGGTCAGCACATCGGCGAGGGCTCGGCCCTGGCTCGGATGAACGCCGGGCTCCGCGACCTCCCGAACGACCAGAAGGCCGCCGCCGGCAAGCTCATGGGAGCCGCCCGGGGCCGGGTCAACCAGGCGATCGCCGCCCGCGAGCAGCAGCTCGCCGAGGCGGAGGAGGCCGAGCGTCTCGAGTCCGAGCGCGTCGACGTCACCGCCCTGCCGACGCGTCGCCGCCCGGGTTCGCGCCATCCGCTGAGCCTCCTCCAAGAGAAGATGGCCGACATCTTCATCGGCATGGGATGGGAGCTCTCCGAGGGGCCCGAGCTCGAGCACGAGTGGTACAACTTCGACGCCTTGAACTTCGACGCCGACCACCCGGCCCGCGCCATGCAAGACACCTTCTTCGTCGATCCCGTCGAGCGGCACCTCGTGCTCCGCACGCACACGTCGCCCGTGCAGATCCGGACCCTGCTCGCGAAAGACCTCCCCGTCTACAACGTGGCCACGGGTCGTGTCTTCCGCACCGACGAGCTCGACTCGACCCACACGCCCGTCTTCACCCAGATCGAGGGCATCGCGATCGACCGGGGCCTGACGATGGCGCACCTGCGCGGCACGCTCGAGCACCTGGCCCGCCAGATGTTCGGTGCCGAGGCTCAGATCCGACTCCGCCCCAACTTCTTCCCCTTCACCGAGCCGAGCGCCGAGATGGACGTCTGGCAGCCGCACGCCAAGGGCGGCGCGCGCTGGGTCGAGTGGGGGGGCTGCGGCATGGTCAACCCGAACGTGCTGAGGTCGGCCGGCATCGACCCCGACGAGTACCAGGGCTTCGCCTTCGGCATGGGCATCGAGCGCACCCTCCAGTTCCGCAACGACCTCAACGACATGCGCGACATGGTCGAGGGCGACGTCCGCTTCAGCGAGCAGTTCGGGATGGTGGTCTGA
- a CDS encoding RNA methyltransferase, whose amino-acid sequence MIDNPRSPRVRAVAKLAKRDARSQTGLFLLEGPQAVTEALTFRPELVVELFATPTALERYTELAQAAVDAGVDIEFVTEDVLQAMADTVTPQGLVAVCRQFPTSVKDIFGSGDDEAPRLIAILEEVRDPGNAGTIIRAADAAGADAVIMTGRSVDLYNPKVVRATTGSLFHVPVAVGIELAAVLKRCAETGLQVLAADVKGGDLLAARQEGVLSAPTAWLFGNEARGLTDENLALADRAVVVPIYGHAESMNLATAASVCLYESAFAQRS is encoded by the coding sequence ATGATCGACAACCCGCGCTCGCCTCGAGTGCGCGCGGTGGCCAAACTGGCCAAGAGAGACGCCCGGTCCCAGACCGGGCTCTTTCTGTTGGAAGGCCCGCAAGCCGTCACCGAAGCCCTGACCTTCCGCCCCGAGCTGGTGGTCGAGCTCTTCGCCACGCCGACGGCTCTCGAGCGCTACACCGAGCTCGCGCAGGCCGCCGTCGACGCGGGGGTCGACATCGAGTTCGTCACCGAGGACGTCCTGCAGGCGATGGCCGACACGGTCACGCCGCAGGGCCTCGTCGCTGTCTGCCGCCAGTTCCCGACCAGCGTCAAAGACATCTTCGGGTCGGGCGACGACGAGGCGCCCCGCCTGATCGCGATCCTGGAGGAGGTCCGCGACCCGGGCAACGCCGGCACGATCATCCGGGCCGCCGACGCCGCGGGGGCCGACGCGGTCATCATGACCGGCAGGAGTGTCGACCTCTACAACCCCAAGGTGGTCCGTGCGACCACCGGGTCTCTCTTCCACGTGCCGGTCGCCGTGGGGATCGAGCTCGCTGCTGTCCTCAAGCGCTGCGCCGAGACCGGCCTTCAGGTGCTCGCGGCCGACGTCAAGGGCGGCGACCTCCTCGCGGCCCGGCAGGAGGGCGTGCTGTCGGCTCCGACGGCCTGGCTCTTCGGCAACGAGGCGCGGGGACTTACCGACGAGAACCTCGCCCTGGCCGATCGAGCGGTCGTCGTCCCGATCTACGGCCACGCCGAGAGCATGAACCTCGCCACCGCAGCATCGGTCTGCCTCTACGAGAGCGCTTTCGCGCAGCGTTCCTGA
- the rplT gene encoding 50S ribosomal protein L20, protein MARVKRAVNAHKKRRVILERAKGYRGQRSRLYRKAKEQGIHSLVYAYRDRRAKKGEFRRLWIQRINAASRANGLTYNRFIQGLALAGVEVDRRLLADLAVTEPATFAGLVATAKAALPADTSAPKAQVA, encoded by the coding sequence ATGGCAAGAGTAAAGAGGGCCGTCAACGCCCACAAGAAGCGTCGCGTCATCCTCGAGCGCGCCAAGGGCTACCGCGGTCAGCGTTCGCGCCTCTACCGCAAGGCAAAAGAGCAGGGCATCCACTCGCTCGTCTACGCGTACCGCGACCGCCGTGCCAAGAAGGGCGAGTTCCGCCGCCTCTGGATCCAGCGCATCAACGCGGCCTCGCGTGCCAACGGCCTGACCTACAACCGCTTCATCCAGGGCCTCGCTCTGGCCGGCGTCGAGGTCGACCGCCGTCTGCTCGCCGACCTCGCGGTCACCGAGCCCGCCACCTTCGCCGGCCTCGTCGCCACCGCGAAGGCCGCCCTCCCCGCCGACACGTCGGCGCCGAAGGCACAGGTCGCGTAG